In Fusobacterium nucleatum, the genomic stretch AAACTCAACAGCAAAATATTTTTTCCCTTTTAAATCTAATTCTGTTGTGATAGTATCAGTAACAGGCTCTGACAATATCATTTTTTTTATCTTTTCAATATCTTCTTTGTTATCATTAAGATTAAAAATATCATAACAATTTATCAGTCTTAAATCATTGATATTTATTCCTAATTCTTCTCTAAACTGTTTTTCTAATCTTTTTGCATCTAAATCAAAACATTTTTTCTTCTCAACAAAAAATCTTAAATCTGACATTTTTTCCTCCATAATAGTTTAAAATTTTTTTTAAATAAAAAAATCTGAGCATAAAAACTCAGATTACAATATACATTTATAACAATTCGCAACTATCCCATAGAAAATAGCTATCTTAAATTTTATTTTATTTATATTTTTTTTATCTTTTAATTTCACTGTTTTCCTCCATTTTATAAAGCATACAAAAAATAAATTTCCATATTAAAAAAGAAATACAGTAAAACATTTTTCGTAGCTGGTTAATTTACGGTTAACCGTAGGGACACCTTTCCATATATTAGGCTTATACGAATTTTTATTAAAATTATTTACAAATATAATACACTATTTATTAACTTTTGTAAATAGGCAAACAAATAAAATTATTGAAATAGAAATTTAATTGAAAAAATGCTATAATTATGGAGATTATTTTATTCAAAAAAGTGAGGTAAGAAAAATGGTTAAAAAAAAGTATATTGCTCCTAATCTTATTACAGCAGGAAATATGTTTTTAGGTTATTTAAGTATAACTGAATCAATAAAAGGAAACTATAAAATGGCAATCTTATTTATTTTACTTGCTATGGTATGTGATGGTTTAGATGGAAAAACAGCAAGAAAGTTAGATGCATTTAGTGAATTTGGAAAAGAGTTTGATTCATTTTGTGATGCAGTTTCATTTGGTCTTGCTCCTTCTATGCTAATTTATTCAATATTAATGTCAAAAGTATCAGGAAGTCCATTTGTAGTTCCAGTTTCATTTCTATATGCTCTTTGTGGAGTAATGAGATTGGTTAAATTTAATATCATAAATGTTGCTTCAAGTGAAAAAGGAGATTTCAGTGGAATGCCTATTCCTAATGCAGCAGCAATGGTTGTATCTTATCTTATGATTTGTAATGTTTTAGAAACAACATTCGGTTTAAGAATATTTAATATAAAAATTTTTATTGCAATATCTGTTATATCAGCAAGTTTAATGGTTAGTACAATACCTTTTAAAACTCCTGATAAAACTTTCTCATTTATTCCTAAAAAATTAGCTTTAATTATTATTTTAGGACTTTTAATAACTATGTATTGGACATTAGATTATAGTGTTTTTATTATTTCTTATACTTATGTTTTATTAAATATACTTTCATATTTCTATAAAAGATTTGGAAGTGAAGATGATAAAATTGAAAATGAAGATGAGGTAACAGGAGAATTTGTTGAAATTGAAGAAGATGAAGAAAAAGGTGAATAACTATGTTTAGTCAAAATGACAATATAAATATTTTAGTTATAAGATTTAAAAGAATAGGAGATGCTATTTTAAGTTTACCTCTATGTCATTCATTAAAATTGACTTTTCCTAATTCAAAAGTAGACTTTGTTTTATACGAAGATGTTGCTCCACTTTTTGAAGGACACCCTTATATAGATAATGTTATCACTATAACTAAAAAAGAACAAAAAAATCCTTTTAAATATATAAAGAAAGTTTATAATATTACAAGAAAAAAATATGATATTATAATTGATATTATGTCTACTCCTAAAAGTGAATTATTTTGTATGTTTTCAAGGAAAACTTCTTTTAGAATAGGAAGATACAAAAAGAAAAGAGGCTTTTTCTATAATTATAAAATGAAAGAAAAAGAATCTCTAAATAAAGTGGATAAATTTTTAAATCAACTTCTTCCTCCATTTGAAGAAGCTGGTTTTGATGTAAAAAAAGATTATGATTTTAAATTTTTTGCAAGTTCAGAAGACAAAGAAAAATATAAGAAAAAAATGCTAGAAGCAGGAGTGGATTTTTCTAAACCTGTTATTGCATTTTCAATTTATTCAAGAGTTACTCATAAAATATACCCTATTAATAGAATGAAAGAACTTGTAAAACATCTAATTAATAAATATGATGCACAAATTATTTTCTTTTTTTCTCCTGACCAGAAAGAGGCTATTCAAAAAATTAATAAAGAAATGGAAAATAATAAAAATATTTTCTCCTCTATTGAAACTCCTACAATAAAAGATTTAGTGCCATTTTTAGAAAATTGTGATTACTATATAGGGAATGAAGGAGGAGCAAGACATTTAGCACAAGGAGTTGGAATACCAACATTTGCTATTTTTAATCCAAGTGCAGAGCTTAAAGAATGGCTGCCTTTCCCAAGTGAAAAAAATATGGGTATATCTCCTATTGATATGGTAGCAAAGAAGTCTCTTCCACTTGAAGAATTTAATAAGATGAGTCCAGAAGAACAATTTTCTTTAATTGATCTTGATACAATTAAAAAAATGTCTGATGAATTAATTGAAAAAAATAAAAGGAAGTAAAAAATGAATACTAAAATTATATCTTATGTCATATCAAATTTATTTAAAATATTGATGTTTTTATTTTTATTTCCACTTGCAGTAAGTATTTACTATAAAGAGGGATTAAAATTTTCAATGGCTTATATTATCCCAATAATTATTTTATGTATACTAAGTTATTTTTTATCAGATAAAACTCCTGAAAATCAATCTTTTTTTTCAAAAGAGGGTTTAGTCATTGTTTCTCTATCTTGGTTACTTATATCATTTTTTGGAGCATTACCTTTTATTATCAGTGGCTCTATTCCTAATATGGTAGATGCTTTCTTTGAAAGTGTAAGTGGTTTTACTACAACAGGTGCTAGTATACTTTCAGAAGTTGAAAGTTTAAGTAAGTCTATATTATTTTGGAGAAGTCTTACTCATGTTGTTGGAGGCATGGGAGTATTAGTTTTGGTTTTAGCAGTACTTCCAAAGGGAAATAATCAGGCATTACATATAATGAGAGCAGAAGTCCCCGGTCCAACAGTTGGAAAAATTGTTGCTAAAATGAATTATAATTCAAGAATTTTATATATAATTTATATCTCAATGATTATTATACTGATAATTTTTTTGTTATTAGGAGGAATGCCTTTATTTGATGCTTGTATTCATGCTTTTGGAACAGCTGGAACAGGAGGATTTAGTTGTAAAAATACAAGTATAGGTTTTTATAACAGTGCCTATATAGACTATGTAATTTCTATTGGTATGATAGCTTTTGGACTTAACTTTAACCTCTTTTATCTTTTGATTTTAGGTAATATTAAACAAGTTTTTAAAAGTGAAGAAGCCAGATATTATTTAAGCATAATTTTTATAGCAACTACACTTATTTGTATTAATATTCGTCCTCTTTATTCTTCAATCTTAAGAATGATAAGAGATGTATTTTTTACAGTTTCTTCTATTATTACAACCACTGGATTTTCAACAGTAGATTTTGATAAGTGGCCAACATTTTCAAAAACCATTCTTATGTTTTTGATGTTTTGTGGAGCTTGTGCAGGCTCAACAGCTGGAGGCTTTAAAGTTTCCAGATTTGTCATACTTATAAAAAAATTTGTAAGAGAATTTAAAAAAATAGGTCATCCAAATAAGGTTTTAAATATTAAACTTGAAGGAAAAACATTAGATAAGAACATGCTTGAAGGAGTAGATAGTTATTTTATAATCTATTCAGTTATACTTTTCATATTATTATTGATTACTGCTTGGGAATCTGATACTTTTATAACAGCACTAAGTGCTGTGCTTGCAACATTTAATAATATAGGACCTGGATTTGGTGCAGTTGGTCCTACATCAAATTTTGCAGTTTATTCACCACTTACAAAAATTGTTTTATCTTTAGGAATGTTATTAGGTCGTTTGGAAATAATTCCACTTTTAATTTTAGTTTCACCTAGAATTTATAGAAAAAGAGATTAAAAAAGGAGATTAATGAACTACACCCAAAATCTTGGACACAAGATTAGAAATGTAGATCATTAAAACTCCTTTTTATACTAATAACTTTTCCAACTTCCATACTTTGATTTTTTACTTTTTCTAAATGGTAGATACATAAAGAAAGAAATTGCTATATCTATCCCAGCAATTGAAAATATATAATATGGCCATGGTCCCATAAAATCAACTAAACTTTTTGTTGCTGGTGGATAATTGACATATAAGTAATTTGTCCCTAATCTTTTATTAACAAAATACATTATAAATGCAAGTGTTATTAACAACAAAAAAGAACCAATAAATCCAGCTTTTGTTGGTCTAAATCTAAAATGAACAAAAGCATAGATTGTACTGAATAAAATAAAGAAATGAGTTATAAAGAAACTTTGAGAAGCAAAATTGCTCATTCCATCTCTTATATCTGGTGTAAGTATTGCAAAAAATGCTCCTATTGACCAGAAATAAACTGGCTGAAATAAAAACTCACTATGAAAAAACATCATAAAAATAGAAAGTATTATCACTATTGGACATAGATGTAGTGGTAAAAGTTCAGCTACTGTTTCTCCATAATAATAATGTCTAAATAACAACTCTGCTACTTTTATTCCTAAAATAGTAACAGCTATAATTTTAGCAAAAGCAGCTTTTTTCTCTGTAAAAAAACCTAAAAATACCAATAAAATACAGGAAGCAAAACCAATTCCCATTGTTATAAAATGTTGATTACTGAATAATACAAACTTATCCTCCAATTTAAAACCTCCTATTTATGAAAACCTAAATCTGCTGGATTAATGTCCCCAGAGATATGTTTTACTATTCCCTTATTATTTTCAAACTCCTTTCTTAATAAAATAACTTTATTTATATAGTTTATTGTATCTAACTCTAAACTGCTTTCATGAAATCTTCCTAAAGACCAATAATCAATAACTAAACGACTGTCCCCTGAAATAACATTATATTTTAAAGTCTTTGCACAATTAAGTGCAAAATAAAAACCTACAAGTTCTCCAAAATTATTGGTTTTTCCTGCTTCAAGTTGGATATTTCCAAACTCATTTTTTATCCAATTTGTTCCTTTTAATAATTTCTTCAATGTAGTTGCAGAAATTTTATCTAAAAGATTTTCTTTATTTTCATTTGTAATTCTAACCTCTACTCCAATACCTCTGCCTGTACCTGCATCAAAATATACACCTTTTTCTAGTGTTGTATTTACAGGAGCATTTAAGCCAATATTTCTTTCATAACTTGCTCCACTATCTAACCAATCTTGAGCAACAGATTTGTCTATAAATGATTTATATCTAGCTTTCGTTCCTTGAACTATCTTTTCACACTCTGTCCAACTGCCCACTATCCCATTATTTTTTTTATCAAAAAAATAAGCATAAAATTTTTGTTTAGCCATTTATTCCTCCCCTATTTTCTTATGTAAATTACAATAGCATATTATTATAATAACATATTTATTATTTTTTTCAAAATATTCTTAATATTATCTTTTTTAATAATAACTGAAAATATAGTATATTTCAAGTTTTTTCAGAATTTTTTTCAAAATATGAAAAAATAAACAAAAATTATACATTCTGTAAATTATATATATATTATATATATTATTAATAATATCAAAAAAGTTGTATATTAAAATAATTAGAATTTAACTATATAAATTTTGAAAGGGAGATGGTAAAATGAAAAAAATTTTTTATTTGTTAATTATGATCTCATTATTTTTAGTTGGTTGTGGAGAAAATAAAAGTGAAAGCCCTAATGGAAACACAGTTGTTATAGGTCAAGGTGCAAAACCAAAATCACTTGATCCACATATGTATAATTCCATACCCGATTTACTTGTTTCTCGTCAATTCTATAATACATTATTTTCAAGAGAAAAAGATGGAAGTATAAAACCTGAATTGGCAGAAAGTTATGAATATAAAAATGAAAAAGAATTAGATATTGTTCTTAAAAAAGGTATAAAATTCCATGATGGAAGTGAATTAACAGCAGATGATATTGTTTTTAGTTTTGAAAGAATGAAAGATAAACCTGGTTCATCAATAATGGTGGAAGAAATTGATAAAGTTGAAAAGATAAATGATTATGAAGTTAAATTATTTTTAAAGAATTCTTCTTCGGCTCTTTTATATAATTTAGCTCACCCAATAACTTCCATAGTGAATAAAAAATATGTAGAAGCTGGAAATGATTTATCTGTTGCCCCAATGGGAACAGGTGCATTCAAATTAGTTGCTTACAATGATGGAGAAAAGATTGAATTAGAAGCCTTTAATAATTACTTTGAAGGAATACCAAAAGTTGAAAAAATAACATTTAGAGCAATTCCAGAAGATACAAGTATGCTTGCTGCATTGGAAACTGGTGAAGTTGATATAGCTACTGGTATGCCTCCTGTGTCAACTCAAACAATAGAGGCAAATGATAAATTGGAATTAATTTCTGAACCAACTACTGCAACAGAGTATATTTGTTTAAATGTAGAAAAAGTACCATTTAATAATAAAGATTTTAGAAAAGCTCTTAACTATGCCATTGATAAAAAAAGTATTATTGATTCTATTTTCTCTGGAAGAGGAAAAGTTGCAAAATCAATAGTAAACCCTAATGTTTTTGGTTATTATGATGGACTTGAAGAATATCCTTTTAATCTAGAAAAAGCTAAGGAATTAATAGAAAAATCTGGTGTAAAAAATGCATCATTTTCTCTTTATGTAAATGATAGCCCGGTAAGATTACAAGTTGCTCAAATAATTCAAGCTAATTTAAAAGATGTTGGAATTGATATGAAGATTGAAACTCTTGAATGGGGAACATATTTACAAAAAACAGGAGAAGGAGATTTTACAGCTTATTTAGGAGGTTGGATATCTGGAACTTCTGATGCTGATATAGTTCTATATCCTTTATTGGATAGTAAATCAATAGGTTTCCCTGGTAATAGAGCTCGTTATTCTAATCCAGAATTTGATAAAGAAGTTGAACTTGCAAGAATTGCTTTAAAACCAGAAGAAAGAAAAGAACATTTTAAGAATGCTCAAATAATATCACAAGAAGATTCACCTCTTATTGTTTTATATAATAAAAATGAAAATATTGGAATTAATAAGAGAATAAAAGGTTTTGAATATGATCCAACTACTATGCATAAATTTAAAAACTTAGAAATTAAATAAAGGAATGATATTAATGAACATAGATTTAAAATACATACTTAATAAAACAGTTGAACTTATAAATATACCAAGTCCTGTTGGATACACTCATAATGCTATTGAATGGGTTAAAAACGAATTAAAAGGTTTAGGTGTAAAAAATTATAATATTACAAAAAAAGGTGCATTAATTGCACATATAAAAGGAAAAGATTCTAGTTATAAAAAAATGATTTCTGCTCATGTTGATACCTTAGGAGCTGTTGTAAAAAAAATTAAAAAAAATGGTAGGCTTGAAGTGACTAATGTAGGTGGCTTTGCTTGGGGTTCTGTTGAAGGCGAAAATGTAATAATCCACACTATCTCTGGAAAAACATATTCTGGAACTTTACTTCCCATTAAAGCTTCTGTTCACGTGTATGGAGATGTAGCAAGAGAGATGCCAAGAACAGAAGAAACAATGGAAATAAGAATAGATGAAGATGTGAAAACTGATGAGGATGTTTTAAAATTGGGTATTTTACAAGGTGATTTTGTTTCTTTTGAAACTCACACAAAAATTTTAGATAGTGGCTATATAAAATCAAGGTACTTAGATGATAAATTATGTGTAGCTCAAATTTTATCTTATATCAAATATTTAAAAGATAACAAGTTAAAACCTAAAACTGATTTATATGTATATTTCTCTAATTATGAAGAAATTGGACATGGAGTTTCAGTTTTTCCAGAAGATTTAGATGAATTTATTGCAGTTGATATTGGGCTTGTTGCAGGTGAAGATGCACATGGAGATGAAAAGAAAATGCAAATTATTGCAAAAGATAGTAGAAGTCCTTATGATTTTATCCTTAGAAAAAAACTTCAAGAAACTGCTGATAAAAATAATATAAAGTATACAGTTGGAGTTTATAATAGATATGGCTCAGATGCAACAACTGCAATCTTACAGGGGTTTGATTTTAAATATGCTTGTATAGGACCAAATGTAGATGCAACTCATCACTATGAAAGATGTCATAATAATGGAATTATTGAAACTGTAAAATTATTAATAGCCTATTTATAAATAGTAGAGGCTGTTACAAGTTTTATAAAACTTGTAACAGCTATTTTTTATTTTTTTAATTTCGCATCTTTCATATATAGAATATTTTTATAAATTATGCTATTATATATAGTGATAGAATTTTTAAGTGCAAGGAAAGGAAGGATATACATGTTAAAAGAAAAAAATTCAGCTGGAGGAGGAAAATTTAAATTTTTCAATTTTTTAAAAGAAAAAGAAAATAATCAAGCTGAATCAATCAATCTTAAGGAGTTTATACCATATTTAAAAAATAGAATTATAAATGAAAAATATGAAATAACTCGTGAAGAGGCAATTTTTCTATCACAGATTCCTAACAATGATATAGAAACTTTAAATATACTTTTTGATGCAGCAGACCAAATTAGAGAAGCATTTTGTGGGAAATATTTTGATTTATGTACTATTATTAATGCAAAATCTGGTAAATGTTCTGAGAACTGCAAATACTGTGCACAATCAATTCATTTTAAAACAAGTGCTGATGTTTATGGACTTATTTCAAAAGAATTAGCTCTTTATGAAGCTAAAAAGAACGAAAATGAAGGTGCTCATAGATTTTCACTTGTAACAAGTGGTAGAGGTCTTAATGGAAATGAAAAAGAATTAGACAAATTGGTTGAAATATATAAATATATAGGAAAACATACAGATAGGTTAGGGCTTTGTGCCTCTCACGGAATATGTACAAAAGAAGCATTACAAAAATTAGCTGATGCAGGTGTTACAACGTATCATCATAACTTAGAGTCTTCAAGAAGATTCTACCCTAATGTTTGTACATCTCATACCTATAACGATAGAATTAATACTATTAAAAATGCAAAAGCAGTGGGGCTAAATGTTTGTAGTGGTGGAATATTTGGGTTAGGAGAAACTATTGAAGATAGAATAGATATGGCACTTGATTTAAGAGTATTAGAAATTCATTCAGTTCCAATAAATGTTTTAACTCCAATCCCAGGAACACCATTTGAAAATAATGAAGAAGTTAATCCTTTTGAAATCTTAAAAACTATATCTATCTATCGTTTTATACTACCTAAGTCATTTTTAAGATATTGTGGTGGAAGGATAAAATTAGGAGAACAGGTAAAAATTGGTTTAAGATGTGGAATTAATTCTGCACTTACTGGAAATTTTTTAACAACTACTGGGACAACAATAGAAACTGATAAAAAGATGATTAAGGAGTTAGGTTATGAAATTTAAGGATTTCTTTGTTATAGGTACAGATACTGATGTTGGAAAAACTTATGTTAGTACCCTATTATATAAGGCTTTAAGAAAATATAATTTTCAATATTATAAACCTATACAAAGTGGTTGCTTTTTAAAAGATGATGAGTTAACTGCACCTGATGTAGATTTTTTAACAAAGTTTGTAGGTATTAGTTATGATAATTCTATGGTAACCTACACTTTAAAAGAAGAAGTTTCTCCACATTTAGCTTCTGAAATGGAAGGAACTATAATAGAAATAGAAAATGTTAAAAAACATTATGATAAGTTAAAGAAAAAACATTCTAATATTTTAGTTGAAGGAGCTGGAGGACTTTATGTTCCTTTGATTAGGGATAAATTTTATATCTATGATTTAATAAAATTATTTAATCTTCCTGTTGTTTTAGTCTGTGGAACAAAAGTAGGAGCAATAAATCACACTATGCTTACTTTAAATGCTCTTGATACTATGGGGATTAAATTACATGGTTTAGTGTTTAATAATTATAAAGGACAATTTTTTGAAGAGGACAATATAAAAGTTATTTTAGAATTATCTAAAATTAAAAATTATCTAATTATTAAAAATGGACAAAAAGAAATTTCTGATAAAGAAATAGAAAAATTTTTTATTTGATAAAATTAAAAGGAGTTTATGCAATGGTTAATAATTTATCTGAATTACAAAAGAAAGATTTAAAATATGTTTTCCACCCTTGTACTCAGATGAAAGATTTTGAAGAAAATCCACCTTTAGTTATAAAAAAAGGAGATGGACTTTATTTAATAGATGAAAATGGAAATAGATATATGGATTGTATATCTAGTTGGTGGGTAAACTTGTTTGGGCATTGTAATAAGAGAATAAATAAAGTTATTACAGAACAAGTGAATACCTTAGAACATGTAATTTTTGCTAATTTTGCTCATGAGCCAGCAGCCGAATTATGTGAGGAGCTTACAAAAGTTTTACCCAAAGGAATTAATAAATTTTTATTTTCTGATAATGGCTCTTCTTGTATAGAAATGGCTTTAAAATTAAGTTTTCAATATCATTTACAAACTGGAAATCCTCAAAAAATAAAATTCATTTCACTTGAAAATGCTTATCATGGTGAAACAATAGGAGCTTTGGGAGTTGGAGATGTAGATATTTTTACTGAAACATATAGACCTTTAATAAAAGAGGGAATAAAGGTTAGAGTTCCTTATATAAATTCCAAATTATCTAATGATGAATTTACAAAACTTGAAGATGAATGTATAAAAGAATTAGAAGATTTAATTGTAAAAAAACATAATGAAATAGCTTGTATGATAGTTGAACCTATGGTACAAGGAGCAGCAGGAATAAAAATATATTCTGCTAGATTTTTAAAAGCTGCAAGAGAATTAACTAAAAAATATGATATTCATTTAATTGATGATGAAATAGCTATGGGTTTTGGCAGGACTGGTAAAATGTTTGCCTGTGAACATGCAAGAATAGAACCTGATATGGTATGTATAGCTAAGGGCTTATCATCAGGCTATTATCCAATAGCTATGCTTTGCATAACAACAGATATATTTAATGCTTTTTATGCTGATTATAAAGAAGGAAAATCTTTTCTACATTCCCATACATATTCAGGAAATCCATTAGGTTGTAGAATAGCATTAGAAGTTTTAAAAATATTTAAAGAAGATAGTATTTTAAAAACTATAAATGAAAAAGGTACTTATTTAAGAAATAAAATGGAAGAAATTTTTAAAAACAAATCTTATATAAAAGATATTAGAAATATTGGGCTTATAGGAGCTATTGAATTAAAAAATAATCTTCTTACAAATGTTAGAATTGGTAGAGAAATTTATAATTTAGCATTAAAAAAAGGTGTCTTTGTAAGACCTATTGGAAATAGTGTTTATTTTATGCCTCCATATATTATAACTTATGAAGAAATAGATAAAATGCTTCAAGTTTCTAAAGAATCTATTGAAGAACTTTTAAAAATATAAAACATATTTGACAATTAAAAAAACATCTGTTATATTATGTGTGTTATATTATTTTAAAAGAGAATGTATTTACAAAATACACATGGAGGGAAAAAATGAAGAAATTATTATTGCTAACAGCAATATTATCAACTGGTCTATATGGAGCTTCAATAGATCATATTCAAACATATAGTCCAGACTATTTAGCTAACCAAGCACAAACAGGAATGATTGATGGAGTATCTCCTTATTATAATCCTGCTGGACTTGGAAGATTAGAAAAAGGAAAATACATACATGCTGGTTTACAATTTGCACATGGGCATGAAAAAATGTCTTATAAAGGAAAAGAACATAAGGCTGACTTAAATCAAGCTATTCCAAATATTACTTTAACTTTTGTAGATAGAAAAGGAGCTACTTTCTTTAACTTTGGTGGACTTGCTGGTGGAGGAAAATTAGCATATAATGGTGTAGCAGGAGTTGATGTTTTAACAGATTTAGCACAATTTAAACCTTTAAGAATTTATGATAAGGGTTCTTCATTGACAGGTTCTAATAAATATGAGCAAATTACATTAGGTAGAGCCTTTAATGTAGATGATAAGTTATCATTTTCAGTAGCAGGTAGAGTTGTACATGGTTCAAGAAATATGAAAGGGAACTTAAATATCGGAGTTAACCCAACTGATCAATATAAAGATGCAAAAATTAAACAAGTAAAAGAAGAAGTTAGCAAAGCAGTAGATGCTGCTACACAGGGTAAAGGACTTTCAGCTGCTCAAATTGCAGCAATAAAAACACAAAAGACTAATGAAGCACTAAAAAAACTCAATGAAAGGTTAATTGACTTAACTAAAAATGGTTTAAGTGG encodes the following:
- a CDS encoding TIGR02206 family membrane protein, producing MEDKFVLFSNQHFITMGIGFASCILLVFLGFFTEKKAAFAKIIAVTILGIKVAELLFRHYYYGETVAELLPLHLCPIVIILSIFMMFFHSEFLFQPVYFWSIGAFFAILTPDIRDGMSNFASQSFFITHFFILFSTIYAFVHFRFRPTKAGFIGSFLLLITLAFIMYFVNKRLGTNYLYVNYPPATKSLVDFMGPWPYYIFSIAGIDIAISFFMYLPFRKSKKSKYGSWKSY
- the bioB gene encoding biotin synthase BioB; protein product: MLKEKNSAGGGKFKFFNFLKEKENNQAESINLKEFIPYLKNRIINEKYEITREEAIFLSQIPNNDIETLNILFDAADQIREAFCGKYFDLCTIINAKSGKCSENCKYCAQSIHFKTSADVYGLISKELALYEAKKNENEGAHRFSLVTSGRGLNGNEKELDKLVEIYKYIGKHTDRLGLCASHGICTKEALQKLADAGVTTYHHNLESSRRFYPNVCTSHTYNDRINTIKNAKAVGLNVCSGGIFGLGETIEDRIDMALDLRVLEIHSVPINVLTPIPGTPFENNEEVNPFEILKTISIYRFILPKSFLRYCGGRIKLGEQVKIGLRCGINSALTGNFLTTTGTTIETDKKMIKELGYEI
- a CDS encoding ABC transporter substrate-binding protein; this encodes MKKIFYLLIMISLFLVGCGENKSESPNGNTVVIGQGAKPKSLDPHMYNSIPDLLVSRQFYNTLFSREKDGSIKPELAESYEYKNEKELDIVLKKGIKFHDGSELTADDIVFSFERMKDKPGSSIMVEEIDKVEKINDYEVKLFLKNSSSALLYNLAHPITSIVNKKYVEAGNDLSVAPMGTGAFKLVAYNDGEKIELEAFNNYFEGIPKVEKITFRAIPEDTSMLAALETGEVDIATGMPPVSTQTIEANDKLELISEPTTATEYICLNVEKVPFNNKDFRKALNYAIDKKSIIDSIFSGRGKVAKSIVNPNVFGYYDGLEEYPFNLEKAKELIEKSGVKNASFSLYVNDSPVRLQVAQIIQANLKDVGIDMKIETLEWGTYLQKTGEGDFTAYLGGWISGTSDADIVLYPLLDSKSIGFPGNRARYSNPEFDKEVELARIALKPEERKEHFKNAQIISQEDSPLIVLYNKNENIGINKRIKGFEYDPTTMHKFKNLEIK
- a CDS encoding TrkH family potassium uptake protein → MNTKIISYVISNLFKILMFLFLFPLAVSIYYKEGLKFSMAYIIPIIILCILSYFLSDKTPENQSFFSKEGLVIVSLSWLLISFFGALPFIISGSIPNMVDAFFESVSGFTTTGASILSEVESLSKSILFWRSLTHVVGGMGVLVLVLAVLPKGNNQALHIMRAEVPGPTVGKIVAKMNYNSRILYIIYISMIIILIIFLLLGGMPLFDACIHAFGTAGTGGFSCKNTSIGFYNSAYIDYVISIGMIAFGLNFNLFYLLILGNIKQVFKSEEARYYLSIIFIATTLICINIRPLYSSILRMIRDVFFTVSSIITTTGFSTVDFDKWPTFSKTILMFLMFCGACAGSTAGGFKVSRFVILIKKFVREFKKIGHPNKVLNIKLEGKTLDKNMLEGVDSYFIIYSVILFILLLITAWESDTFITALSAVLATFNNIGPGFGAVGPTSNFAVYSPLTKIVLSLGMLLGRLEIIPLLILVSPRIYRKRD
- a CDS encoding ribonuclease H family protein, with translation MAKQKFYAYFFDKKNNGIVGSWTECEKIVQGTKARYKSFIDKSVAQDWLDSGASYERNIGLNAPVNTTLEKGVYFDAGTGRGIGVEVRITNENKENLLDKISATTLKKLLKGTNWIKNEFGNIQLEAGKTNNFGELVGFYFALNCAKTLKYNVISGDSRLVIDYWSLGRFHESSLELDTINYINKVILLRKEFENNKGIVKHISGDINPADLGFHK
- the pssA gene encoding CDP-diacylglycerol--serine O-phosphatidyltransferase, which encodes MVKKKYIAPNLITAGNMFLGYLSITESIKGNYKMAILFILLAMVCDGLDGKTARKLDAFSEFGKEFDSFCDAVSFGLAPSMLIYSILMSKVSGSPFVVPVSFLYALCGVMRLVKFNIINVASSEKGDFSGMPIPNAAAMVVSYLMICNVLETTFGLRIFNIKIFIAISVISASLMVSTIPFKTPDKTFSFIPKKLALIIILGLLITMYWTLDYSVFIISYTYVLLNILSYFYKRFGSEDDKIENEDEVTGEFVEIEEDEEKGE
- a CDS encoding glycosyltransferase family 9 protein; this encodes MFSQNDNINILVIRFKRIGDAILSLPLCHSLKLTFPNSKVDFVLYEDVAPLFEGHPYIDNVITITKKEQKNPFKYIKKVYNITRKKYDIIIDIMSTPKSELFCMFSRKTSFRIGRYKKKRGFFYNYKMKEKESLNKVDKFLNQLLPPFEEAGFDVKKDYDFKFFASSEDKEKYKKKMLEAGVDFSKPVIAFSIYSRVTHKIYPINRMKELVKHLINKYDAQIIFFFSPDQKEAIQKINKEMENNKNIFSSIETPTIKDLVPFLENCDYYIGNEGGARHLAQGVGIPTFAIFNPSAELKEWLPFPSEKNMGISPIDMVAKKSLPLEEFNKMSPEEQFSLIDLDTIKKMSDELIEKNKRK
- the bioD gene encoding dethiobiotin synthase, which produces MKFKDFFVIGTDTDVGKTYVSTLLYKALRKYNFQYYKPIQSGCFLKDDELTAPDVDFLTKFVGISYDNSMVTYTLKEEVSPHLASEMEGTIIEIENVKKHYDKLKKKHSNILVEGAGGLYVPLIRDKFYIYDLIKLFNLPVVLVCGTKVGAINHTMLTLNALDTMGIKLHGLVFNNYKGQFFEEDNIKVILELSKIKNYLIIKNGQKEISDKEIEKFFI
- a CDS encoding M42 family metallopeptidase codes for the protein MNIDLKYILNKTVELINIPSPVGYTHNAIEWVKNELKGLGVKNYNITKKGALIAHIKGKDSSYKKMISAHVDTLGAVVKKIKKNGRLEVTNVGGFAWGSVEGENVIIHTISGKTYSGTLLPIKASVHVYGDVAREMPRTEETMEIRIDEDVKTDEDVLKLGILQGDFVSFETHTKILDSGYIKSRYLDDKLCVAQILSYIKYLKDNKLKPKTDLYVYFSNYEEIGHGVSVFPEDLDEFIAVDIGLVAGEDAHGDEKKMQIIAKDSRSPYDFILRKKLQETADKNNIKYTVGVYNRYGSDATTAILQGFDFKYACIGPNVDATHHYERCHNNGIIETVKLLIAYL